The proteins below come from a single Rhodospirillaceae bacterium genomic window:
- a CDS encoding fumarate reductase subunit C, producing the protein MSRNPYIRTISSTSWWLAQPRYIRYMAREVSCVLIGAYTGVVVVGLLRLSEGAEAWAGFLEAIQTPVSIVFHLLALAFALYHTTTWFNVTPKAMPLQFGDTQVPGSVIIGAHYAGWIVVSALLLFLAGV; encoded by the coding sequence ATGAGCCGCAATCCATATATCCGCACGATTTCCTCCACCTCATGGTGGCTCGCCCAGCCGCGCTATATTCGCTACATGGCGCGTGAAGTCAGCTGTGTGCTGATCGGTGCTTACACCGGGGTCGTTGTTGTTGGATTGCTGCGCCTGTCGGAAGGCGCTGAAGCCTGGGCCGGTTTCCTTGAAGCCATTCAAACACCCGTCAGTATCGTCTTCCATCTGCTCGCCCTGGCATTTGCTCTTTACCACACGACGACCTGGTTCAACGTCACGCCCAAGGCGATGCCGTTGCAATTTGGCGATACCCAGGTTCCCGGAAGCGTCATTATCGGTGCCCACTACGCCGGCTGGATCGTGGTT